The DNA sequence tagtatgagagtgcggtgggtgctagtgtgggctgtactagtatgagagtgcggtgggtgctagtgtgggctgtactagtatgagagtgcggtgggtgctagtgtgggctgtactagtgtgagagtgcggtgggtgctagtgtgggctgtactagtatgagagtgcggtgggtgctagtgtgggctgtactggtatgagagtgcggtgggtgctagtgtgggctgtactggtatgagagtgcggtgggtgctagtgtgggctgtactggtatgagagtgcggtgggtgctagtgtgggctgtactggtatgagagtgcggtgggtgctagtgtgggctgtactggtatgagagtgcggtgggtgctagtgtgggctgtactggtatgagagtgcggtgggtgctagtgtgggctgtactggtatgagagtgcggtgggTGCTAGTGTAGGCTGTACTAgtatgagagtgcggtgggtgttagtgtgggctgtactggtatgagagtgcggtgggtgctagtgtgggctgtactggtatgagagtgcggtgggtgctagtgtgggctgtactggtatgagagtgcggtgggtgctagtgtgggctgtactagtgtgagagtgcggtgggtgctagtgtgggctgtactagtgtgagagtgcggtgggtgctagtgtaggctgtactggtatgagagtgcggtgggtgctagtgtgggctgtactagtgtgagagtgcggtgggtgctagtgtaggctgtactggtatgagagtgcggtgggtgctagtgtaggctgtactggtatgagagtgcggtgggtgctagtgtgggctgtactggtatgagagtgcggtgggtgctagtgtgggctgtactggtatgagagtgcggtgggtgctagtgtgggctgtactggtatgagagtgcggtgggtgctagtgtgggctgtactagtatgagagtgcggtgggtgctagtgtaggctgtactggtatgagagtgcggtgggtgctagtgtgggctgtactagtatgagagtgcggtgggtgctagtgtgggctgtactggtatgagagtgcggtgggTGCTAGTGTGGGCTGTACTAGTGTGAGAGTGCGGTGGATGCTAGTGTGGGCTGTACTAGTGTGAGAGTGCGGTGGGTGCTAGTGTAGGCTGTACtggtatgagagtgcggtgggtgctagtgtgggctgtactagtgtgagagtgcggtgggtgctagtgtgggctgtactggtatgagagtgcggtgggtgctagtgtaggctgtactggtatgagagtgcggtgggTGCTAGTGTGGGCTGTACTGGTATTTGAGTCACTGCTGAGTGGTCTGCTACCCAAACACAGCAGTAGGTCTTCCTACCAAGCATGGTGATAGGTGTTCCTACCAAACAGTGGAATGTGCTCCTACCCAATATGCTGATAGGTGTTCTTTTCTAACATGGTGGTAGTGTCACGCCTGGCCCCACCCACGCCTGGCCTCACCCTCGCCTGGCCTCACCCACGCCTGGCCTCACCCACGCCTGGCCCCACCCACGCCTGGCCCCACCCACGCCTGGCCCCACCCACGCCTGGCCTCACCCACGCCTGGCCCCACCCACGCCTGGCCCCACCCACGCCTGGCCCCACCCACGCCTGGCCTCACCCTCGCCTGGCCCCACCCTCGCCTGGTCCCACCCTCGCCTGGCCCCACCCACGCCTGGCCCCACCCACGCCTGGCCCCACCCACGCCTGGCCCCACCCACGCCTGGCCCCACCCTCACCTGCCAatcatgtgtttgttttgtttcctcATGTGCTCATGTTTAGATTTTCCAACTAATTgatattcacacacatgtaatcTGTTGCTACACCCCTCATTAGCGAATCATGTGTAGCTCGTTTATGTTTAAGTATTTATACCCATTAACACTATTTATACCCAGTGTTTGGTCTTGTGTGTTGCTCATTATTTCTAATGTGAGTGTGTTAATGAATTGGGCTTTGTTATTACGTGTTTCATGTTATTTGTTCCTGGCTCCAGTATTTGTGTTCTCCTGTATGGTAATTGACTCCGAGTTAGGATTTGCGTATAAATCTCGCTGCTCACAGCACTCGTGTCTGCTCCCTCTTCCGTCTACGACTACAGCGTCACACAATAACCAGCCAAAGCCCTTGTGGGTCTGTTCCTCTGTCGCTGCCTTTTTTATGTGAGCCCTGTTTTTGTCTTTGTGTCTGCATGGTCTACTCTTCCTTTTGGTGTGTTTCGTTTGGGTTCTTGTTCTGGTTTGGTTTGTCTGGCTTTTGGTTTTTTGGTTTCTGGTTTGCGCAACTTGTaatttgtggggggggggggggtactgtgGAAGGTGTTCCTACCAAACACAGAAAGACTGATGTGATGTGTTTACCAGCATGTGCTGCATCTTCAGCAGTGAAACCGTTTTGCTGTAAACTGAAGTTAATGCTGCCATATAGCACAACAAGACACTGGAAGAGCAGAAACACCagttcaattaattaattaacacaGTGAATTCACTAATTCATGCAGCACGTTCATTAATTATGTAGTTATGCATAATGTATTTTTTAGTAGCCTACATATGACACAAAGTATTTTAAAGGAAAATGTCAGACTGGTTTAAATGCACACTGACCATGAGATGATGAAGAGTGGTGTGGAGAAGGCTTGGGAGCCCATGAAGAAGAGGAACtcctgggtggtgttggggagagcGTAGAAGGAGGCAGGAACAGTACTCCACATGGTGGAAGAAAACCGGAATGGGCCGCAGTCATACGATGGATGGATACTGGACACAGGGTGTTAATGATATCACCATTATCATACAGCGAGTTGCCAGATTATGAACTGTAGGGACTCTACAGCTGTGCCTACAGGGCACTGCTTGTGTTTTGGTTGGTTCTACTCAAACATGTACTGACTGATGCTAGCTTGTTTTGCTGCACAGTTGTGCCATGGTTCCAGTGTATTTTTCTGTTTAATTACAGCGCAGGTGGTGTTTGCTGCAGGTATATATTATATGCTTATATATCAGTTTATGCTGGACTCATGTGTTTGCATAAACAATATTTACTAGAGCATTtagagtgtatgagtgtattaAGATTATATGGTTCACACTTGCTCTTTAGCTCTTTAGCTCAACCAGGTCATGACAGAGGCCAGTAAGGGATgccccatacacacacttggCAATGCTGTACATGTTTGCCAAACTGGTCAGTATAGATTTATTTTTTACGCACTTGGCAACGCTGTACACTAGCACCACACTGGCAAGAATCCAGCCAAACAGCAAgaccaagaagaagaagaaatttgAACTGGTGGAGCGGAACATCCTCACGGCCGGCCGGCAGTTCTGGAACAGAGTGACCTGCAGAGAACCAAACCAGCAATCAGCCCCAGAATGTCAGCAGAAGACGGGCCTGTCCCAGCCCCTTAAACGGGCTGCAGTGTAAATGAGGTCCAAATTAAAGCCAAACAAGATGAAGTGAGGAGAAGAGAATGAGCCAAGACAATCAGGAGAGAGGCAGCAGGATGCTGTGTAAAAGAATGAGACAGAGAACTTGAGGTCGTGTTTAAGAAGCAGGACAGAAGGTGTGTGCACCTTTTTGCAGTAGAAGATGATGATGaatttgagagtgttaatgagCGGTAACAGAGGGCAGAAGAGGGCCCCGGTCCACACCACCGTCTGACCGTACACAAGAGCCAGCACATTCGCCGGTACCACAAACTCCTGCCGCCCCACCCACTGGGCCAGCTTCCACGAGCAGTGATCCACAAAAATCctgaaacatacacacacacagtcactcacacacacacagttattatACATTGAAGCTGCTAGGTGTCTGAAGGCTGATCCTGTTATTTGCTGCTAACCCTGGAGTAGACCAAGAAAAGGAAGCAGATGGTGTGAGTTTTGGGGAAAAGTTGGGAGAGATTGACAGACCCCAAATCAAAGAGAGCAAcacagaaagtgagagagagaatgtgacaaACCTGCGTGGAAACTCAACAAGACCGAGCATCGCTATTGTAATTAGGAAGTCGAAGAGCATCAACTTGTACATCTCCTGCCCCACACGCGTCtcccagcactgtgtgtgtgtttgtgttagagagagagagagagagagagatgaaaagaaACACATTGAGGAGAAACAGAAGAACAATATTAAATTATTGTGGAGCAGATTCATGAAATCAAATACATATGAGATGTGTAATATCACCATACTGTGTACAACAGGACCGGCTGTAAACAGTTTACTAATGTTGGATGATAACTGATATATCTTTGTTTTGTATCAGTTTACTAATGTTGGATGATAACTGATATATCTTTGTTTTGTATCAGTTTACTAATGTTGGATGATAACTGATATATCTTTGTTTTGTATCAGTTTACTAATGTTGGATGATAACTGATATATCTTTGTTTTGTATCAGTTTACTAATGTTGGATGAtaactgatatatttttgttttgtatcagttttttttttattttatttacctGATACATTTTATAGTTGTAACCACATGACACACAGGCCTCAGTGGAGATGTTCCCGTTACAGGTGATCTGATTCCACAGTGTGTACAACAGAACACCCAAACTGACCAGACGAAAGAACACTGCCCTGTGGAGAAAGACACGGGGTTGTCCCAACTACTTTTGTGTGACTTAGACTTATGATCTGCCTGTATCGTCTGCTGTTATATGTGCTCTGGACAATATAAGATAGTGTGGCTCTAACCGCAGCAGAGCGAGGATCACCGTGGTAGTGGGGGAGTACTTCTCCAGCACAGCGATCTGATCACACAGCAGGGGCACCACGAAGTTGGTGAGTGTTATGACCATGGAGGGGAGGTACTCCAAAAGCAGACCCACAAACCCGCCGCCCTGCTGCGactgaggagaggaagagatagaGTGAGGGAGGAATGAAGAGAGAATGGGATATCACATGACTAGTATATTAGGACTTTTTCTGGTGTGTCTTGCTGCTCTGTGGTGTGTTTTGCTGAGAGTGAGTGGACATGGCTGGTTTAGTGAAACAGGTGTGGGTGCATCTCACCTGGCTGAACTGGGTTGCATAACCAATGCCAAAGAAAGCTCCCACTATCATTGCCACGACGATGAGGCTTAGGAAAAAACGGAAAGAGTACAGACTTAGTGTTTGAGTCAGAGTGAGAGAAGCTGCCTTTAGTTTGATCCGCTCCTCCTCCAAATCCACCTGAAAacagaaagaaggaaagagagagcggggaggggggagcaggggagagagagagagagagagaggggggagagagcagaagagagagTGACAGTGAGATTAGGTACCTGTATGCATATGCACTGAATGTACTACTACATTATCTGATTTTGTTTACTAATAGTTCTATAGAGATAAAACTGTTGCAAAACTTGAGAGCGTGAAGGACCtaatttgagaacttgtaaaacaaaatctgtacatgtatttttaatttgagaacttgtaaactaaaagttgcacttgtatttttgaTACGAGAACTTGcaaactaaaagttgcacttgtagttttaatttgagaacctgtaaactaaaagttgcacttgtagtTTTGACGTGAGAACTTCTAGAATAAAAATCTGAGCGTGAATGTTAAAAATCACTGGCAGGAAATGTGCACGAATTCAGCACAAATTAAAATCTGCCCACCTTGACTTTTGCAACACATATCTCGGAGTACGTGTTGCAAAATAGATTTGTGCACTTGTACGGTGAAGTGGGCGGGACAGTGGAGGGGGCAGTGAGGGATGGGACAAAAATCATGTCTCAGCTTATTTTTCGctgcaaaaagaaaagaattgGAGGCAGAACATTTACGGATAATTCCTTCTTTGATGGCACAAACACTGGTATGTTTTTTAACTGCATTATTTTTCTAATTATACAAGTGTGAgggggatatatatatatatatatatttagtttattattCAGAGTTGATTTCATAGTTTAAAATTAATAGTTAATATGTATGGTTAAAATGTAAGGTGATGCAATATGTTATATCTGTTATATAATTCCCGAAGCACTGTACTGCAGTCCCGTTGATTTTAGTTCCGATGGGTTGACTTCCCAGGGGGGACTAATTAAGGGACACCTGGGGGGCTGGACCTGCTGCTCAcacaagagagaggaagaaaaagcGTGTGTAGTTGCTACTACCAGTTATCCTGTCCTGAGCTGTTTGGCTGGAAATTTAAAATACAAGTGCAAATTTTAGTTTGCAAGTtctcaaataaaaaatacacgtacagattttgttttacaagttctcaaatcaGGTCCTTCACGCTCTCAAGTTTTGCAACAGATTTATCCCCATATAGTTCACATGCCAGAAGTGGTGTATGAAATGTTAACAGTCTGCCTGATAGGAAGTGTGTTCTGTTACTGTCTGAATGTTCCAGTGCAGTCTGCTACTGTCTGAATGTTACTGTCCAGTCTGTTATTGTCTGAATGTTACGGTCCGGTCTGTTACTGTCTGAATGTTACGGTCCGGTCTGTTACTGTCTGAATGTTACGGTCCGGTCTGTTACTGTCTGAATGTTACGGTCCGGTCTGTTACTGTCTGAATGTTACGGTCCGGTCTGTTACTGTCTGAATGTTACGGTCTGGTCTGTTACTGTCTGAATGTTACGGTCTGGTCTGTTACTGTCTGAATGTTACGGTCTGGTCTGTTACTGTCTGAATGttacagtctggtctgttaCTGTCTGAATGTTACGGTCTGGTCTGTTACTGTCTGAATGttacagtctggtctgttaCTGTTCTCTCACCTGCAGCTGGTAACGCATGTTACTTTGTTTCAGCCTGATGGCTCGTTCTTCCTGGAGACCATAATCCCACCCTGTAAATATCAGCATAGTGTACCTTCCTTTTGTCCCGCCCCCCATCGCCACGACAATCCGGGCCATATTACCCATCCTGTTAACCAATCAGAGTCTTGTGTTACCCATCCTGTTAACCAATCAGAGTCTTGTGTTAGCATTTACCTAATAATGTTCACTTAGTTTATTGATATTTCTGTCAAGGCCTCCCACTGTAATGCGAGCAGTTATACAGAAGCTCTTGTGCACACTTCAGTGCTGCGTGTAGTCGCTGCAGCTGGTGAACTCCAGGAGGCGCTAGTGCACAGTACTGACCGCAAGATGATGCAGGCGAGGCAGAACAGGAAGTAGAAAGCAGCGGTGAGCAGGTAGGCCAGCGGGATATTGTAGGAGGAGCCACTACTCATGACCTTCGTGTTGTCATAGAAACCGTAGAACAGGTAGGAGTACTCCATGAAGCCCTGAGAGGTGAATGTGGAGTGAGTCACAATGCACATGGATTGCTCACATAAAGGCTTTCATTAGGCAGAGGGACACAAGCTGAGAGGCCACTGTGAGTGTAattctacaccaccctcactgaTCTCCAGGAGCTGAGGTCTTTGTCTTTCTCCTGACCTCGAAATTGCTAgctctttcactcacacactttTGAGTAAGGTTCTATATGAATAATTTTGATTCTGCGTACCGTTCCTGAGAGCAAATCCAAGAAGTAGCTGAAGTAAAGCGTAAGGGCACCAGGACTTGGGTCATACTGCAGACACACGTCTAGACCTAGACCAGGCCCAGACCAAAACCACACAGgtaacacatatacatatacccacaAATCATACATGTGGTTTGTAGCAAAAGTGTGCCTTCACAAATAAAACTTGGTTTACAAAAATATATtgtttacaaaaatataaagtaCACAAAAAGCTTTCACATCTGGGCAGTCTGGAAAATTTCCTGAGCAGGAAATGGCAACAACGTTTCTTACTTCCTAGCATTCCAGATCATTCTAACCTTCCAGATCATTCTAACATTCCGGATAATTCTAACATTTCAGATCATTCTAACATTCCAGATCATTTCAACAGCAGAAACTCCACCATGTCCAGAGTAAACCACACTACACTCTGATCCATTTCTGCCCCACAGAAACCTTTGGACCAAGTATCTTGAAGATAAATCTTGAGATAAAATTTATATGAACAATGATATTGATGTGGATCATTAACCTAATGTTGAGGAATAATGAATAATCTTAAACCAGTCATAATTCATGGACATATGATAAGATGAATGTATATTAGATTGCTATAACCGAAAAGATGTAAAGTTCCAATTTTGCCTAGAATACATTTAGTCACTACTATGGGACAACTATGGGGCAGAGATGGTCTCAAATCAAGACAACACGCTCCTCCCCCTTGGTACAGTGCTCTTACCTGTCAGGTTGtgaggggagagaagaggttcaCTGTTGGAGCTGTTTGAGTTGATGGAGTTGAAGACCATGGAGGGAATTACCACAAACGCAGCCATCAACAGAAAAGACAGGAGGTTGAGAACAACCAAGAACCTCAGGAACAGGAAGTAGGATTGGACACCACCACCAAAGTGTCCTGCCCAGGGATACAGCAGGTTGAGAACAGGACTGAGACTTGAAAAACAAAAGGAGCATGTGCATTCTGGCCTTGGTTCTGAAGTCCGACCTGCCCTGGAGACAGTAGAACTCAGCCCTGCTCAGCCATTCAGTCAGGatctgtttagagcacttatgTTTCTCATTTCTGTCTCACCTCCAATCTTGTGTGTCGCCTTTCTCCAGAGTGCCATCTCGGTCAACACAGTCGTCACACCCTCACGAAAACGTCCAAACACTTTAGAGTGGCGAGCGGTCCAAGATGACCAGCGAGATGACACGGGCACTCTCATCTGCTGTACCTGCCtaagacagacagggagagagagacagacagggagagaaaaagTTATGAGAGTACAGAGGGAAATATTACTACCATACAAATATATCAGATATGCATTACATACAGTAATACGGTAGTTTATTATCACAAAAAGACAGAAGTGTGTATCTGAGCTGGTGCCTACAGTTTAGAAAACATTTGTCAATCTTTTGATATGGTCTCGATTTACATAAAATTACCTTCAAACCAGGGCCGGCGCTGGGGGGGAGTTGAGGGGGGCATTGTCCTCCCAAATTGTGTCTTagcccccccaagcacaatgcaagaaacggctttttttattatctctgaaccaatcacaaaaatgcattttgctttacagcgtgaagatatttccttgcttattcctgattggctctttgagtcatataaaagtCGGCAGACAGCCCCAAATggttcagttcggcagtatatgttctgttagtgtcAGTGAAAGgcaggtatactggtaaacaccAGTGTttggaacgttactttaaaaaagtaattagttatagttactcactacttgttcaaaaaagtaactgagttagtaactgaattactctataataaaagtaactcgttaccagggaaagtaactatttgcgttacagttaaaaaaaggttatatgccaattaattacgttttttttaagcagttttcacagtcagttgaaatgagtagatcagaaagttcttttgatatttattgcacatccacagaccagtgcacgataaaatcctttaaaatcccaaatctttgtaaaaaaaaaaaaaaaaaagcaaaagtaaacagttacactatataaagtgcatttacatctatgaaattaaattaaattctctcaacctgagacaactggtttgtttacaacagaagtaaacttaacaatacaacctctattcttaattaaataaatcaaatacccagtctggtagacattcaggaacttcaagtattttcttaaataatgtttatatcgccttgaaaatgctaaattttcttcggcttgcacctgacgccctTCCGGCCTTCCGCGTGTAAAAACAcgggctctgattggctatcatcacgctgccttagccaatcgcttactgacttgttaagttaaacaggtgttacaccgagaaccgtGACCTATTGAAATTTGTTACtactcactagcctgggcagcggtccgctcggattactgttagtatatcaatatatagtaacgcaccgcttttaatgaccagtaacgtcaacggcgttgtaatgacaggaaaagtaattaattatattatcccgttactgacaaaatgacgacgttacctaacgccgttatttttaacggcgttattcgcaacactggtaaacactcttctgagtttaaactgacttaCACACGGTAATAttggtaatatttgcttaactgtggtttttcgttgctttaatgttacttacctcttacataggtgttgattaaattattttat is a window from the Brachyhypopomus gauderio isolate BG-103 chromosome 13, BGAUD_0.2, whole genome shotgun sequence genome containing:
- the tmc4 gene encoding transmembrane channel-like protein 7 isoform X2, whose protein sequence is MRVPVSSRWSSWTARHSKVFGRFREGVTTVLTEMALWRKATHKIGGHFGGGVQSYFLFLRFLVVLNLLSFLLMAAFVVIPSMVFNSINSNSSNSEPLLSPHNLTGLDVCLQYDPSPGALTLYFSYFLDLLSGTGFMEYSYLFYGFYDNTKVMSSGSSYNIPLAYLLTAAFYFLFCLACIILRMGNMARIVVAMGGGTKGRYTMLIFTGWDYGLQEERAIRLKQSNMRYQLQVDLEEERIKLKAASLTLTQTLSLYSFRFFLSLIVVAMIVGAFFGIGYATQFSQSQQGGGFVGLLLEYLPSMVITLTNFVVPLLCDQIAVLEKYSPTTTVILALLRAVFFRLVSLGVLLYTLWNQITCNGNISTEACVSCGYNYKMYQCWETRVGQEMYKLMLFDFLITIAMLGLVEFPRRIFVDHCSWKLAQWVGRQEFVVPANVLALVYGQTVVWTGALFCPLLPLINTLKFIIIFYCKKVTLFQNCRPAVRMFRSTSSNFFFFLVLLFGWILASVVLVYSVANIHPSYDCGPFRFSSTMWSTVPASFYALPNTTQEFLFFMGSQAFSTPLFIISCVLLCYMAALTSVYSKTVSLLKMQHMLEGRDKQFLVKQIKELNSAGSRKARGLQTRAPLEESATLWHTSPTRKSDTQWNEPPPGERDTQWDGSLPRERDTQWDGSLPRERDTQWDGSLPRERDTQWDGSLPRERDTQWNGSLPRERDTQWNGSLPRERDTQWDGSLPRERDTQWDGSLPRERDTQWDGSLPRERDTQWHGSLYRERDTQWHGSLYRERDTQWHGSLPRERDTLWDGSLYRERDTQWNGSLPRERDTQWNGSPQGERNTLWHTPSHREQYHNLSFEPDDDLITQPSINFPKVFDNHGRRHRKD
- the tmc4 gene encoding transmembrane channel-like protein 7 isoform X1, whose translation is MELKELQDTHTAGYDGCYGPHASRAQTVVKTSETTAQFDWSTQPEESEDSDRPCNLRELPLHMGLKRAIRQVQQMRVPVSSRWSSWTARHSKVFGRFREGVTTVLTEMALWRKATHKIGGHFGGGVQSYFLFLRFLVVLNLLSFLLMAAFVVIPSMVFNSINSNSSNSEPLLSPHNLTGLDVCLQYDPSPGALTLYFSYFLDLLSGTGFMEYSYLFYGFYDNTKVMSSGSSYNIPLAYLLTAAFYFLFCLACIILRMGNMARIVVAMGGGTKGRYTMLIFTGWDYGLQEERAIRLKQSNMRYQLQVDLEEERIKLKAASLTLTQTLSLYSFRFFLSLIVVAMIVGAFFGIGYATQFSQSQQGGGFVGLLLEYLPSMVITLTNFVVPLLCDQIAVLEKYSPTTTVILALLRAVFFRLVSLGVLLYTLWNQITCNGNISTEACVSCGYNYKMYQCWETRVGQEMYKLMLFDFLITIAMLGLVEFPRRIFVDHCSWKLAQWVGRQEFVVPANVLALVYGQTVVWTGALFCPLLPLINTLKFIIIFYCKKVTLFQNCRPAVRMFRSTSSNFFFFLVLLFGWILASVVLVYSVANIHPSYDCGPFRFSSTMWSTVPASFYALPNTTQEFLFFMGSQAFSTPLFIISCVLLCYMAALTSVYSKTVSLLKMQHMLEGRDKQFLVKQIKELNSAGSRKARGLQTRAPLEESATLWHTSPTRKSDTQWNEPPPGERDTQWDGSLPRERDTQWDGSLPRERDTQWDGSLPRERDTQWDGSLPRERDTQWNGSLPRERDTQWNGSLPRERDTQWDGSLPRERDTQWDGSLPRERDTQWDGSLPRERDTQWHGSLYRERDTQWHGSLYRERDTQWHGSLPRERDTLWDGSLYRERDTQWNGSLPRERDTQWNGSPQGERNTLWHTPSHREQYHNLSFEPDDDLITQPSINFPKVFDNHGRRHRKD